In the Chryseobacterium sp. MYb264 genome, one interval contains:
- a CDS encoding class I SAM-dependent methyltransferase — protein MKKVTKLLLNKIPRPMLIKMSIWARPLIYQFFKGDQFQDPIDGRYYRKFLPYGYGKQRENALSPGTLSLERHRQMWLYLQNETDFFIKNYKVLHIAPEQEFLRKFKRMKNLDYISADLFSPIVDVKADILDLPFADESFDIIFCNHVLEHIEDDAKAMSELYRVLRPGGWGILQVPMKNSLEKTYEDFTIKDPKERQKHFGQYDHVRWYGMDYFDRLRKVGFETEPNFYSQKFSAEEIKKYGLRTNEILPVVFKK, from the coding sequence ATGAAAAAAGTCACTAAACTTTTATTAAATAAAATTCCACGTCCGATGCTTATTAAGATGAGTATCTGGGCGCGACCTCTTATTTATCAGTTTTTTAAAGGTGATCAGTTTCAGGATCCTATAGACGGAAGATATTATCGTAAATTCCTTCCGTATGGATACGGAAAACAGCGTGAAAATGCACTTTCCCCGGGAACGTTGAGTTTGGAAAGACACCGCCAGATGTGGCTGTATCTTCAAAACGAAACCGATTTTTTCATTAAAAACTATAAAGTTCTTCACATTGCTCCCGAACAGGAGTTTTTGAGAAAGTTTAAACGGATGAAAAATCTGGATTATATTTCCGCGGATTTATTCTCTCCGATTGTTGATGTAAAAGCAGATATTCTGGATCTCCCGTTTGCAGATGAAAGTTTTGATATTATTTTCTGCAACCACGTATTGGAGCATATTGAAGACGATGCAAAAGCAATGAGTGAGCTTTATCGTGTCTTACGTCCGGGAGGATGGGGAATTCTTCAGGTTCCGATGAAAAATTCATTGGAGAAGACCTATGAAGATTTTACCATAAAAGATCCGAAAGAAAGACAGAAGCATTTTGGACAATATGACCACGTTCGCTGGTACGGAATGGATTATTTCGACCGCTTAAGAAAGGTTGGTTTTGAAACAGAACCTAATTTCTATTCACAAAAATTCTCAGCAGAGGAAATCAAAAAATATGGGTTAAGAACGAATGAGATTCTTCCTGTAGTTTTTAAGAAATAA
- a CDS encoding DMT family transporter has translation MNWIILIIAGLFEVAFASCLGKVKETSGNIMYLWFAGFLISLTVSMLLLIKATQTLPIGTAYAVWTGIGAIGTVLMGIFFFKDPVSFWRIFFIITLVGSVIGLKFVSH, from the coding sequence ATGAATTGGATTATCTTAATTATCGCAGGATTATTTGAAGTCGCATTTGCGTCATGTTTGGGAAAAGTAAAGGAAACTTCCGGAAACATCATGTATTTATGGTTTGCGGGATTTCTTATTTCTTTAACGGTAAGTATGCTTTTACTCATTAAAGCGACTCAAACTTTACCCATTGGAACCGCATATGCAGTCTGGACGGGTATTGGAGCGATAGGAACCGTCTTAATGGGCATTTTTTTCTTTAAAGATCCTGTTAGTTTCTGGAGAATATTTTTCATCATAACATTGGTGGGGTCTGTGATCGGATTAAAATTTGTTTCTCACTAA
- a CDS encoding BT0820 family HAD-type phosphatase, with product MLNNKKIAVDFDGTIVDDAYPAIGKAKIFAFETLRRLQAEGFRLILWTYRHGKTLDEAVEFCKQNGIEFYAVNSSFEGEVFDSANQSRKLDADWFIDDRNLGGFPGWGEIYNIIQERIEFRVEGKEVLAYSKLKKEKKKGLFW from the coding sequence ATGTTAAATAACAAGAAAATTGCTGTTGATTTTGACGGAACAATTGTAGATGATGCTTATCCGGCAATTGGCAAAGCGAAAATTTTTGCCTTCGAAACATTAAGAAGACTTCAGGCGGAGGGCTTCAGATTAATTCTCTGGACCTACAGACATGGAAAAACATTAGACGAAGCAGTAGAATTCTGCAAACAAAACGGAATTGAATTCTATGCAGTGAATTCAAGCTTTGAGGGGGAAGTTTTTGATTCGGCCAATCAATCAAGAAAATTAGATGCAGATTGGTTTATTGATGATAGAAATTTGGGAGGGTTCCCAGGTTGGGGTGAAATCTACAATATCATTCAGGAAAGAATAGAATTCCGTGTAGAGGGTAAAGAAGTTTTGGCATATTCGAAGCTTAAAAAAGAAAAGAAAAAAGGACTATTCTGGTAG
- a CDS encoding T9SS type A sorting domain-containing protein codes for MKKALFLLLAGGLLSAQTSELISYDWYMTKMVTNSGQTTDVPTKDGGIQASNFVANGGTSFTFSSKYFNTATLGFNTMPGSTYITKSSGSCTSAVYNGTNATAVADYDQKNCNLYTNSTPQSFYHYEIQTSGNTKTLIMTAPLGDKFYYNGVPSAVLGTSETGVKSKTFSAYPNPVRETLTIDHVAKNVPVKIYDLSGKLLIETKTTDSKTTINTNDLPKGQYILSVENYKGQAFIKN; via the coding sequence ATGAAAAAAGCTTTATTCTTATTATTAGCAGGCGGTTTGTTATCTGCACAAACCTCGGAGTTGATCTCTTACGACTGGTACATGACTAAAATGGTGACCAACAGCGGACAAACGACAGATGTTCCAACAAAAGACGGTGGCATTCAGGCATCCAATTTTGTAGCAAACGGTGGCACGAGTTTCACTTTTAGTTCAAAGTACTTTAACACCGCTACATTAGGATTCAATACCATGCCGGGAAGTACGTACATCACTAAATCTTCAGGAAGCTGTACCTCAGCGGTCTATAATGGAACTAATGCAACAGCAGTAGCAGATTATGATCAGAAAAACTGTAATCTTTACACAAATTCAACTCCACAATCATTCTATCATTATGAAATTCAAACAAGTGGTAACACAAAAACATTGATTATGACGGCTCCGCTTGGAGATAAGTTCTATTATAATGGTGTGCCATCGGCTGTATTGGGAACGAGTGAAACCGGAGTGAAGAGCAAAACATTCTCTGCTTATCCAAATCCAGTAAGAGAAACATTAACGATTGACCATGTGGCTAAAAATGTTCCTGTAAAAATCTATGATCTGTCAGGAAAACTATTGATTGAAACAAAAACAACGGATAGTAAAACAACGATCAATACTAATGATTTACCGAAAGGACAATATATTTTGTCTGTAGAAAATTATAAAGGTCAGGCCTTTATCAAAAACTAA
- a CDS encoding alkaline phosphatase PhoX: protein MNRKLLTIAALAVMTSSVFQAQTFIFNKNSNWSYKDNNQAQPSQWKDKTYDISTWSSGNGPLGYGDPVTTQTATGLITAYFAKDITVNLADLSDNMEMGIMRDDGIVVYLNGEEIIRDNMPTGVIDFNTWSSTTIDGAAENAYNLFTIPKAKFVNGTNRISIELHNRGAGSSDLRIDAYLKTTGPVVVNPSTCNAAHISCFTSIVPTTQTGKLIIPAEHKYQMILKEGDNYTEGGGLVGGQNDFTAYVAKNGSSTNGYLSVNHETNPGGVTMAEINYNPTSKFWQLSRSRAVSFSDPSLVQTIRNCSGGITPWGTIITAEEQTTSADVNGDGMKDYGWLVEIDPATAQVISKNADGTKGKLWQMGIMNHENVVINNAGTTAYYGEDGGTHMIYKFVADTPNDLSSGDLYVLKLDQGLTTAGDPVGTTATWVQVPNKLKADQNNTASAAQTVGGTRFNGVEDVDISPIDGKIYFTAKGLDRVYRLQDNGATASQVETFVGGASTTYSFDTAQGVKTEAWGDGNDNLTFDELGNLWVLQDGGKNYIWVIAPDHTAANPKVKLFASMPAGSEPTGLTFTPDHKFGFFSVQHPNSTISTDIDATGNTIDYKGKSATMVIALKNNLGTEGALGTIDSHATENTVTVAPNPTSGLVKINSAKGLKDISVTAYSMDGKIVFTKKFSGTNKVLDLDFTSQLEASRILVLSIEAEGGFQKTVKLVKK, encoded by the coding sequence ATGAACAGAAAACTATTGACGATTGCAGCGCTGGCTGTGATGACGAGCTCTGTGTTTCAGGCGCAGACTTTCATCTTCAACAAAAATTCTAACTGGAGCTACAAAGACAACAATCAGGCACAGCCTTCTCAGTGGAAAGACAAAACGTATGATATTTCTACTTGGTCTTCAGGAAACGGACCGTTAGGATACGGCGATCCTGTGACTACACAAACTGCAACGGGACTTATCACAGCTTATTTTGCAAAAGATATTACGGTAAATCTTGCTGATCTTAGCGATAATATGGAAATGGGTATCATGAGAGATGATGGTATCGTGGTTTATCTTAACGGTGAAGAAATCATCAGAGATAATATGCCGACGGGAGTTATCGATTTCAATACCTGGTCTAGCACAACAATAGATGGTGCTGCAGAAAACGCATACAATCTTTTTACCATTCCAAAGGCTAAATTTGTAAACGGAACCAACAGAATTTCTATCGAATTACACAACAGAGGAGCAGGAAGTTCGGATTTAAGAATCGATGCTTATCTTAAAACAACGGGACCTGTTGTTGTAAATCCTTCAACGTGTAATGCGGCTCACATCAGCTGTTTTACCTCCATCGTTCCAACAACGCAAACCGGAAAATTAATTATTCCTGCTGAACACAAGTATCAGATGATCCTGAAAGAAGGTGATAATTATACAGAAGGCGGAGGTTTAGTAGGCGGACAAAACGACTTTACAGCATATGTTGCTAAAAACGGAAGCAGTACCAACGGTTATCTTTCTGTAAACCATGAAACCAACCCTGGTGGTGTAACAATGGCTGAGATTAATTATAATCCTACTTCAAAATTTTGGCAATTATCGAGATCGAGAGCGGTAAGTTTCTCAGATCCTAGTTTGGTTCAAACCATCAGAAACTGTTCAGGAGGTATTACACCTTGGGGAACAATCATTACAGCTGAAGAACAAACAACTTCAGCCGATGTAAACGGAGATGGAATGAAAGATTACGGTTGGTTGGTAGAAATTGATCCTGCCACAGCTCAGGTTATTTCTAAAAATGCAGACGGAACTAAAGGTAAACTTTGGCAAATGGGAATCATGAACCACGAAAATGTGGTAATCAATAATGCAGGAACAACTGCTTATTATGGTGAAGACGGTGGAACGCACATGATTTATAAATTTGTTGCAGATACACCTAATGACCTTTCCTCAGGAGATCTTTATGTATTAAAATTAGATCAGGGATTAACAACTGCGGGAGATCCTGTGGGAACTACGGCAACTTGGGTTCAGGTTCCTAATAAACTTAAAGCCGATCAAAATAATACAGCTTCAGCAGCTCAAACGGTAGGCGGAACAAGATTTAATGGAGTAGAAGATGTTGATATCAGCCCGATCGACGGGAAGATTTATTTCACAGCAAAAGGTTTAGACAGAGTTTATCGTTTACAAGACAACGGAGCTACTGCTTCTCAGGTTGAAACTTTCGTAGGAGGAGCTTCTACAACGTATTCTTTCGACACCGCTCAGGGAGTAAAAACGGAAGCTTGGGGCGACGGAAACGATAACCTTACATTTGATGAGCTTGGAAACCTTTGGGTATTACAGGATGGCGGTAAAAACTACATCTGGGTAATTGCTCCCGATCATACAGCGGCAAATCCTAAAGTGAAATTGTTCGCTTCTATGCCAGCAGGTTCTGAGCCAACAGGTTTAACGTTCACGCCAGATCATAAATTCGGATTCTTCTCTGTTCAGCATCCAAACTCGACGATCTCTACAGATATTGACGCTACAGGAAATACCATTGATTACAAAGGAAAATCTGCAACAATGGTAATTGCTCTGAAAAATAATTTAGGAACTGAAGGAGCATTAGGAACAATTGATAGCCACGCTACTGAAAATACAGTAACAGTTGCTCCGAATCCAACTTCTGGATTGGTGAAAATCAATTCTGCAAAAGGATTGAAGGACATTTCGGTAACTGCTTACAGCATGGACGGTAAAATTGTCTTCACGAAAAAATTCTCAGGAACAAATAAAGTTTTAGATCTGGATTTCACATCTCAGCTAGAAGCTTCTCGTATTTTAGTATTAAGTATCGAAGCAGAAGGAGGTTTCCAGAAAACCGTAAAACTTGTAAAGAAATAG
- the gpmI gene encoding 2,3-bisphosphoglycerate-independent phosphoglycerate mutase has protein sequence MSKKAILAILDGWGLGMNPDVSALDKANTPFIDSCLKNFPHTTLEASGLAVGLPAGQMGNSEVGHMNLGAGRVVYQNLVKLNMAVDNGTLGQEKVIQDAFEYAKRENKKVHFIGLVSNGGVHSHINHLKGLLTAAHESGLDENVFVHAFTDGRDCDPHSGLGFIEDLQNHMEKSVGKLATVIGRYYAMDRDKRWERVKLAYDAMVEGVGAETTDALAAIKSSYDQNVTDEFLKPIILVNTTETGNVVPVAKIVDNDVVISFNFRTDRGREITEVLSQQDFPDYFMRKLNLYYITLTNYDKTFQNVHVVFDENVLEETMGEVLERHNKTQIRIAETEKYPHVTFFFSGGREEEFNGEKRLLCPSPKDVPTYDLKPEMSAYDITNAIVPELENGTADFVCLNFANTDMVGHTGVFSAAVKAAEVVDSCIEKVATAAYENGYAVFILADHGNSDVMINPDGTPNTQHSTNLVPFIVMDKEHTWNLKPGKLGDVAPTILNVMGVEIPEIMTGDILVS, from the coding sequence ATGTCGAAAAAAGCAATATTAGCGATCCTTGACGGATGGGGATTGGGTATGAATCCGGACGTTTCTGCACTAGATAAAGCAAACACACCTTTTATAGATAGCTGTCTTAAAAATTTTCCGCACACAACGCTTGAAGCAAGTGGTTTGGCGGTAGGTCTTCCTGCCGGACAAATGGGAAATTCTGAAGTGGGACACATGAATCTTGGCGCTGGAAGAGTGGTTTACCAAAACCTGGTAAAATTGAATATGGCCGTAGATAACGGAACTCTGGGGCAGGAAAAAGTTATCCAGGATGCCTTTGAATATGCTAAAAGAGAAAACAAAAAAGTACACTTTATCGGTTTGGTTTCAAACGGAGGAGTGCATTCACATATCAACCATTTAAAAGGTCTTTTAACGGCTGCTCACGAGTCTGGCTTGGATGAAAATGTTTTCGTTCATGCTTTTACAGACGGCCGCGACTGTGATCCGCACTCAGGATTAGGTTTCATCGAAGATCTTCAGAACCACATGGAAAAATCTGTCGGAAAACTAGCTACCGTTATTGGTCGCTACTACGCGATGGACAGAGACAAGAGATGGGAGCGTGTAAAATTGGCGTATGATGCGATGGTAGAAGGCGTTGGTGCTGAAACTACAGATGCGTTGGCTGCTATTAAATCGTCTTACGATCAAAATGTGACAGATGAGTTCTTAAAACCAATCATTTTAGTGAACACAACAGAAACAGGAAACGTGGTTCCTGTGGCTAAAATTGTTGATAATGACGTGGTAATAAGCTTCAATTTCCGTACAGACAGAGGTCGTGAAATTACAGAAGTACTTTCTCAGCAGGATTTCCCTGATTATTTCATGAGAAAACTTAACCTTTATTATATTACATTAACGAATTACGATAAAACATTCCAGAATGTACACGTTGTTTTTGACGAAAATGTATTGGAAGAAACAATGGGAGAGGTGTTGGAAAGACACAACAAAACTCAAATCAGAATTGCTGAAACAGAAAAATATCCTCACGTAACGTTTTTCTTTTCCGGAGGTAGAGAAGAAGAATTTAATGGAGAGAAAAGATTGCTTTGTCCGAGCCCGAAAGACGTTCCGACTTACGATCTGAAGCCTGAAATGTCAGCTTACGATATCACCAACGCTATCGTTCCTGAACTGGAAAACGGAACGGCAGATTTTGTATGTTTAAATTTCGCCAATACCGATATGGTTGGGCACACAGGTGTTTTTTCAGCAGCAGTAAAAGCGGCAGAAGTTGTTGACAGTTGCATCGAAAAAGTAGCAACAGCAGCTTATGAAAATGGGTATGCGGTTTTCATCTTGGCAGACCACGGAAACTCAGACGTAATGATTAATCCTGACGGAACACCAAACACCCAGCATTCAACCAATTTGGTTCCTTTTATTGTGATGGATAAAGAGCACACCTGGAATCTGAAACCTGGAAAATTAGGAGACGTTGCTCCAACCATTCTAAATGTGATGGGAGTAGAAATTCCGGAAATAATGACTGGAGATATTTTAGTTAGCTAA
- the map gene encoding type I methionyl aminopeptidase: protein MIQLKTIDELRLMKESARLVSKTLGMLAKEIKPGITTLYLDKLAYDFIKDHGAEPAFLGYGGFPNSLCISPNDQVVHGFPNKDIVKEGDVLSVDCGVILNGYVGDHAYTFEIGEVTPETKKLLKVAKESLYKGIEQCIRGKRIGDISHAIQAHCEKEGYGVVRELVGHGLGKKMHEDPQVPNYGKQGSGKVIKDGLAIAIEPMINLGTEKVKFHEDGWTVTTLDNKPSAHFEHDVAVINGKPVLLSTFDYVYEALGIVSDEEKAFQLDF, encoded by the coding sequence ATGATTCAATTAAAAACAATAGACGAATTACGTCTTATGAAGGAAAGTGCCCGTTTGGTTTCAAAAACATTAGGAATGTTGGCAAAAGAGATCAAACCGGGAATTACCACTTTATATTTAGATAAATTAGCATACGATTTCATTAAAGATCACGGCGCCGAACCTGCATTTTTAGGATATGGAGGTTTCCCTAATTCCTTATGTATTTCTCCAAATGACCAGGTGGTTCATGGTTTTCCGAATAAGGATATCGTGAAGGAAGGTGATGTACTTTCTGTGGATTGTGGAGTTATCTTAAACGGATACGTAGGAGATCACGCATACACTTTTGAAATTGGTGAAGTGACTCCAGAAACTAAAAAATTACTGAAGGTTGCCAAAGAATCTCTTTACAAAGGGATTGAACAATGTATTAGAGGCAAAAGGATAGGAGATATTTCTCATGCTATTCAGGCACATTGCGAAAAAGAAGGTTACGGTGTTGTAAGAGAACTGGTGGGACATGGTTTAGGTAAAAAAATGCATGAAGATCCCCAAGTTCCGAACTATGGAAAACAGGGAAGTGGTAAGGTGATCAAAGACGGTTTAGCTATTGCAATCGAACCTATGATCAACCTTGGAACTGAAAAAGTGAAATTCCATGAAGATGGCTGGACGGTCACTACTTTAGACAATAAGCCTTCTGCACACTTCGAACATGATGTAGCGGTAATCAACGGTAAGCCGGTATTGCTTTCTACATTCGACTATGTATACGAAGCGTTGGGAATCGTAAGTGATGAAGAAAAAGCTTTCCAATTGGATTTTTAA
- a CDS encoding acyl-ACP desaturase, protein MYQKLVRKEVMGILEKEVGSFLDKFLTPIEKIWQPSDYLPDPSSTEFKHDLEEIQTFAREMPYDLFVTLIGDCITEEALPSYESWLMGVEGVDQEKPEIGWANWVRAWTAEENRHGDLLNKYLYLCGRVNMREVEITTQYLINDGFDLGTSMDPYRNFVYTSFQETATNISHRRVGTLAKQSGNTKLAKMCGVIAADEARHAKAYKYFVAKILEIDPSEMILAFEDMMRKKIVMPAHMMRQSGQAAGELWGHFSDAAQRCMVYTGQDYINILKDLLDEWKIEHVKGLTEKAEKAQEYLMKLPGRLQKITDRISTPDLQFQFNWVKS, encoded by the coding sequence ATGTATCAGAAGCTTGTTAGGAAAGAAGTAATGGGAATATTGGAAAAGGAGGTAGGTTCTTTTCTGGATAAATTTTTAACGCCAATCGAGAAGATCTGGCAGCCTTCAGATTATCTTCCTGATCCATCAAGCACAGAATTTAAGCACGATCTTGAAGAAATTCAGACCTTTGCCCGTGAAATGCCTTACGATTTATTTGTGACCTTAATCGGAGACTGTATTACGGAAGAAGCATTGCCATCATACGAATCATGGCTGATGGGAGTTGAAGGCGTAGATCAGGAAAAACCTGAAATTGGCTGGGCAAACTGGGTAAGAGCCTGGACAGCTGAAGAAAACAGACACGGAGATCTTTTGAATAAGTATCTTTATCTGTGTGGAAGAGTAAATATGAGAGAAGTTGAAATTACAACTCAATATTTAATCAATGACGGATTCGACCTGGGAACAAGTATGGATCCTTACCGAAATTTTGTTTATACAAGTTTTCAGGAGACAGCAACCAATATCTCTCACAGAAGAGTAGGAACCCTGGCAAAACAATCAGGAAATACAAAACTGGCTAAAATGTGTGGGGTAATTGCAGCAGACGAGGCAAGACACGCCAAAGCATACAAATATTTCGTAGCAAAAATTTTAGAAATAGATCCTTCAGAAATGATCCTGGCATTCGAGGACATGATGCGTAAAAAGATTGTAATGCCGGCTCACATGATGAGACAGTCCGGTCAGGCAGCAGGTGAACTTTGGGGGCATTTCTCAGATGCAGCACAAAGATGTATGGTGTACACCGGTCAGGATTATATCAATATTTTAAAAGATCTGTTAGACGAATGGAAAATTGAACATGTGAAAGGTCTTACAGAAAAGGCTGAAAAAGCGCAGGAATATCTTATGAAACTACCCGGACGATTACAAAAAATCACAGACAGAATTTCCACACCGGATCTTCAGTTCCAGTTCAATTGGGTGAAAAGTTAA
- a CDS encoding Crp/Fnr family transcriptional regulator → MDINEILDSIYKLPESSKENLQQYITEVSFPKSFGLMEADKVIPYIYFIKKGMVRAYASREGNDITFWFGHEGETVVSMKSYVEDKPGYENIELLEDCELYKLETQTLRKLFNEDIHIANWGRKFAERELVKTEELIISRQFKTSLERYKDLMRDKPSLLRRVQLGHIASYLGITQVSLSRIRAEIK, encoded by the coding sequence ATGGACATAAACGAAATTCTTGATTCGATTTATAAACTGCCGGAGTCTTCAAAGGAAAATTTGCAACAGTATATTACCGAAGTTTCCTTCCCTAAGTCCTTTGGTCTCATGGAAGCGGATAAAGTGATTCCTTATATTTATTTTATTAAAAAAGGAATGGTACGTGCCTATGCTTCAAGGGAAGGAAATGATATCACTTTCTGGTTTGGACATGAGGGCGAAACAGTTGTTTCGATGAAAAGTTATGTGGAAGACAAACCCGGTTACGAAAATATCGAACTTCTTGAAGATTGTGAACTTTATAAGCTGGAAACTCAAACTTTAAGAAAATTATTCAATGAAGATATTCATATTGCCAATTGGGGAAGAAAATTTGCGGAACGTGAACTGGTAAAAACAGAAGAGCTTATCATCTCAAGACAATTCAAAACCTCTTTGGAACGGTACAAAGATCTGATGCGCGATAAACCAAGTCTTTTAAGGAGAGTTCAGCTGGGACATATTGCCTCTTATTTAGGAATTACGCAGGTGAGTTTGAGTAGAATTCGGGCGGAGATTAAGTGA
- a CDS encoding translation initiation factor, with protein MDLRDQLKNLFPEHEEQDFEMPEEQFKQKEPLVCKFEKKGRNGKPVTIVEGWEGSEEELKNISKKIKTTLGIGGSEKDGTIIIQGDNRDKIMNILKEMGYKTKRVGG; from the coding sequence ATGGATTTAAGAGACCAACTAAAAAACCTTTTTCCTGAGCATGAAGAGCAGGATTTTGAGATGCCTGAAGAGCAATTCAAGCAGAAAGAGCCTTTGGTATGCAAGTTTGAGAAAAAAGGAAGAAACGGAAAGCCTGTAACGATTGTTGAAGGTTGGGAAGGAAGTGAGGAAGAACTGAAAAATATCTCAAAAAAAATAAAAACCACCTTAGGAATCGGCGGTTCTGAAAAGGATGGAACGATTATTATTCAAGGGGATAATCGTGATAAAATAATGAATATCCTTAAGGAAATGGGGTATAAAACGAAGAGAGTCGGAGGATAA
- a CDS encoding leucine-rich repeat domain-containing protein: MKKLLVFAAVLSLFSAKAQIDPVKYPTYTNIEDALKSNQTIYSMSFREKGLFNIPPQIKQLNSIFFLNLMANKFEKIDQEVFDLKELTILNLSENSIKFIPDEIGELQKLESFSMSLNSLTSINSNLAKLQKLKFIHLDANNLNVFPEALTKISSLEEINLQGNQISFISNHLDDIKNLKSLNLSANQINDLGDLSFPKQIKYLELQQNSIAKLPDGLFDVKNLEYLNVSNNNIKKISTKIKGLKGVVSMNLANNDLKDLPTEFSQLKNLKTLILTGNPMAKSTIEKLKAMMPDTKIYF; the protein is encoded by the coding sequence ATGAAAAAACTTTTAGTATTCGCAGCCGTTTTATCACTTTTCTCAGCAAAAGCACAGATTGATCCTGTAAAATATCCAACCTACACCAATATCGAGGATGCTTTAAAAAGTAATCAAACCATTTACAGTATGAGTTTCAGAGAAAAAGGGTTGTTTAATATTCCACCGCAGATCAAGCAGCTTAATTCTATCTTTTTCCTGAATTTAATGGCAAACAAGTTCGAAAAAATAGATCAGGAAGTATTTGATCTTAAAGAACTGACGATTTTAAATTTAAGTGAAAACAGCATTAAATTTATTCCTGATGAAATTGGCGAACTTCAAAAACTGGAAAGTTTTTCGATGAGTTTGAATAGCTTAACGAGCATCAACTCTAATCTTGCTAAACTTCAAAAATTAAAATTCATTCATCTGGATGCCAATAATCTGAATGTTTTTCCGGAAGCGCTTACAAAAATTTCATCTTTGGAAGAAATTAATCTTCAGGGAAATCAGATCAGTTTTATTTCAAATCATTTAGATGATATTAAAAATCTGAAATCATTAAATCTTTCGGCCAATCAGATCAATGATTTGGGCGATTTATCTTTTCCTAAACAAATAAAATATCTGGAATTACAACAAAATTCAATTGCTAAACTTCCAGACGGTCTTTTCGATGTTAAAAATCTTGAATATTTAAATGTAAGTAATAACAACATCAAAAAGATTTCAACAAAAATAAAAGGCTTGAAAGGAGTTGTAAGTATGAATCTAGCAAATAATGATTTAAAAGATCTTCCAACCGAATTTTCACAATTGAAAAATCTTAAAACATTAATATTAACGGGAAATCCAATGGCTAAATCCACTATTGAAAAATTAAAAGCAATGATGCCCGACACGAAAATTTATTTCTAA